In Gadus morhua chromosome 2, gadMor3.0, whole genome shotgun sequence, a single window of DNA contains:
- the gcgra gene encoding glucagon receptor isoform X2, with translation MVSPAVALDKLKEDWLQYEKECNHNNTRAPPSTGLVCIRNFDLYACWPDGWPNTTVGVRCPWYLPWHNEVHNGMVYLDCQHNGQWVSDKNTSECELNTPTQIQQQFYGQILSRFQIIYTLGYSLSLVALVLALGTLIFFRKLHCMRNNIHMNLFASFILRALSVLIKDALMEDPGLKIRHQDRDFTRDIITPVDLLVNNETTVACRIAMVMMHFSIMANSYWLLVEGIYLHNLLVIVVFNERNFFNIYLCIGWGAPLLFLLPWVTAKYLYENEKCWELNVNMNFWWIIRSPILLAVVTNFLIFIHIIKILVSKLRAHQMRYTDYKFRLAKSTLSLIPLLGIHQMVFVFVLDESSENSLILRFTKVAIDLLVTSFQGLLVAILYCFFNKEVQSEVLKNWKRWKLGRNIEEEYRHTYSQPSHIKSGSLLNPTQRLPTHLPDITATTTAAAAANSHAAAAALAVPEEKHRLMVCCGGGGGGGGGSGSCCGKARSDRRSAHEGNASSYTLAEDISLTEKSQGYEVTDGDSDGGSNAETHL, from the exons GTATCTCCGGCTGTCGCGCTGGATAAACTGAAGGAGGACTGGTTACAGTACGAAAAGGAATGtaaccacaacaacaccagGGCCCCGCCCTCCACCG GTCTGGTGTGCATCCGAAATTTTGACCTTTATGCGTGCTGGCCCGATGGATGGCCCAACACCACGGTGGGTGTCCGGTGTCCCTGGTACCTGCCCTGGCACAACGAAG tCCACAACGGCATGGTGTATCTGGACTGCCAGCACAACGGACAGTGGGTTTCGGACAAGAACACAAGCGAGTGTGAGTTGAATACTCCCACCCAG ATCCAGCAGCAGTTCTATGGGCAGATCCTCAGCAGGTTTCAGATCATCTACACGCTGGGATACTCCTTGTCCCTGGTAGCGCTGGTTCTTGCACTTGGCACCCTCATTTTCTTCAG GAAGCTGCACTGTATGAGGAACAACATCCACATGAACCTCTTTGCGTCCTTCATCCTGCGGGCGCTGTCCGTCCTGATCAAAGACGCTCTGATGGAGGACCCGGGCCTGAAGATCCGGCACCAGGACCGGGACTTCACCCGGGACATCATCACCCCCGTGGACCTGCTCGTCAACAATGAG ACCACGGTGGCGTGCCGCATTGCTATGGTGATGATGCATTTCAGTATAATGGCCAACAGCTATTGGCTGCTGGTGGAAGGCATCTACCTCCACAACCTCCTGGTCATCGTCGTCTTCAACGAGAGGAACTTCTTCAACATATACCTGTGCATCGGCTGGG GAGCTCCACTCTTATTTCTCCTACCATGGGTGACTGCAAAATACTTATATGAAAATGAAAA GTGTTGGGAGCTAAATGTTAACATGAATTTTTGGTGGATCATTCGGTCGCCCATACTGCTGGCAGTCGTG ACAAATTTCCTCATCTTCATACACATCATAAAGATTCTGGTCTCCAAACTCCGAGCACACCAAATGAGATACACAGATTACAAATTCAG GTTGGCCAAGTCCACGCTGAGCCTCATCCCTCTGCTGGGCATCCACCAGatggtctttgtgtttgtgttggacgAGTCGTCGGAGAACAGCCTCATTCTGCGTTTCACTAAGGTGGCCATCGATCTCCTGGTCACGTCTTTCCAG GGTCTGCTGGTGGCCATCTTGTACTGCTTCTTCAACAAAGAG GTCCAGTCGGAGGTGCTGAAGAACTGGAAGCGGTGGAAGCTGGGCCGCAACATCGAGGAGGAGTACCGCCACACCTACAGCCAGCCCTCCCACATCAAGTCCGGCAGCCTGCTGAACCCCACCCAGCGGCTGCCCACCCACCTCCCCGACATCACCGCCAcgaccaccgccgccgccgccgccaacagccacgccgccgccgccgccctcgccGTGCCGGAGGAGAAGCACAGGCTGATGGtgtgctgcggcggcggcggcggcggcggcggcggcagtggcTCTTGCTGCGGCAAGGCGCGTTCGGACCGGCGCTCGGCGCACGAGGGCAACGCCAGCAGCTACACGCTGGCGGAGGACATCAGCCTGACGGAGAAGAGCCAGGGCTACGAGGTGACCGACGGGGACAGCGACGGAGGCAGCAATGCAGAGACCCATTTGTGA
- the gcgra gene encoding glucagon receptor isoform X1, with protein sequence MSQVFLHLAILTVSSIQVSPAVALDKLKEDWLQYEKECNHNNTRAPPSTGLVCIRNFDLYACWPDGWPNTTVGVRCPWYLPWHNEVHNGMVYLDCQHNGQWVSDKNTSECELNTPTQIQQQFYGQILSRFQIIYTLGYSLSLVALVLALGTLIFFRKLHCMRNNIHMNLFASFILRALSVLIKDALMEDPGLKIRHQDRDFTRDIITPVDLLVNNETTVACRIAMVMMHFSIMANSYWLLVEGIYLHNLLVIVVFNERNFFNIYLCIGWGAPLLFLLPWVTAKYLYENEKCWELNVNMNFWWIIRSPILLAVVTNFLIFIHIIKILVSKLRAHQMRYTDYKFRLAKSTLSLIPLLGIHQMVFVFVLDESSENSLILRFTKVAIDLLVTSFQGLLVAILYCFFNKEVQSEVLKNWKRWKLGRNIEEEYRHTYSQPSHIKSGSLLNPTQRLPTHLPDITATTTAAAAANSHAAAAALAVPEEKHRLMVCCGGGGGGGGGSGSCCGKARSDRRSAHEGNASSYTLAEDISLTEKSQGYEVTDGDSDGGSNAETHL encoded by the exons ATGTCCCAGGTGTTCCTGCATCTGGCCATACTAACCGTCTCCAGCATCCAG GTATCTCCGGCTGTCGCGCTGGATAAACTGAAGGAGGACTGGTTACAGTACGAAAAGGAATGtaaccacaacaacaccagGGCCCCGCCCTCCACCG GTCTGGTGTGCATCCGAAATTTTGACCTTTATGCGTGCTGGCCCGATGGATGGCCCAACACCACGGTGGGTGTCCGGTGTCCCTGGTACCTGCCCTGGCACAACGAAG tCCACAACGGCATGGTGTATCTGGACTGCCAGCACAACGGACAGTGGGTTTCGGACAAGAACACAAGCGAGTGTGAGTTGAATACTCCCACCCAG ATCCAGCAGCAGTTCTATGGGCAGATCCTCAGCAGGTTTCAGATCATCTACACGCTGGGATACTCCTTGTCCCTGGTAGCGCTGGTTCTTGCACTTGGCACCCTCATTTTCTTCAG GAAGCTGCACTGTATGAGGAACAACATCCACATGAACCTCTTTGCGTCCTTCATCCTGCGGGCGCTGTCCGTCCTGATCAAAGACGCTCTGATGGAGGACCCGGGCCTGAAGATCCGGCACCAGGACCGGGACTTCACCCGGGACATCATCACCCCCGTGGACCTGCTCGTCAACAATGAG ACCACGGTGGCGTGCCGCATTGCTATGGTGATGATGCATTTCAGTATAATGGCCAACAGCTATTGGCTGCTGGTGGAAGGCATCTACCTCCACAACCTCCTGGTCATCGTCGTCTTCAACGAGAGGAACTTCTTCAACATATACCTGTGCATCGGCTGGG GAGCTCCACTCTTATTTCTCCTACCATGGGTGACTGCAAAATACTTATATGAAAATGAAAA GTGTTGGGAGCTAAATGTTAACATGAATTTTTGGTGGATCATTCGGTCGCCCATACTGCTGGCAGTCGTG ACAAATTTCCTCATCTTCATACACATCATAAAGATTCTGGTCTCCAAACTCCGAGCACACCAAATGAGATACACAGATTACAAATTCAG GTTGGCCAAGTCCACGCTGAGCCTCATCCCTCTGCTGGGCATCCACCAGatggtctttgtgtttgtgttggacgAGTCGTCGGAGAACAGCCTCATTCTGCGTTTCACTAAGGTGGCCATCGATCTCCTGGTCACGTCTTTCCAG GGTCTGCTGGTGGCCATCTTGTACTGCTTCTTCAACAAAGAG GTCCAGTCGGAGGTGCTGAAGAACTGGAAGCGGTGGAAGCTGGGCCGCAACATCGAGGAGGAGTACCGCCACACCTACAGCCAGCCCTCCCACATCAAGTCCGGCAGCCTGCTGAACCCCACCCAGCGGCTGCCCACCCACCTCCCCGACATCACCGCCAcgaccaccgccgccgccgccgccaacagccacgccgccgccgccgccctcgccGTGCCGGAGGAGAAGCACAGGCTGATGGtgtgctgcggcggcggcggcggcggcggcggcggcagtggcTCTTGCTGCGGCAAGGCGCGTTCGGACCGGCGCTCGGCGCACGAGGGCAACGCCAGCAGCTACACGCTGGCGGAGGACATCAGCCTGACGGAGAAGAGCCAGGGCTACGAGGTGACCGACGGGGACAGCGACGGAGGCAGCAATGCAGAGACCCATTTGTGA